GTTACAGCAGGTCCGAATAAAGCGGCACCTAATCCGTTACCACAAGGGTGAGAACAGCTTCCAGTAACAGATGGCAGTTTCAAAGATGATAAGACGAACATGAATGCTCCACTAACCGCAAGCAAAGCTTTGGATTCTGGAGTTTCGCCTACTATTTTATTGATTTGATATATACCGTATGCAACGACGATGAATGATATTACATACCAGATCGTACACCACATCATAGGTAGATATCCTTCCATAATATGCATGATAAATTCCTCTCTTTCAAAATTTATTTTTTATCAAATTTTTAGGCAAACTTAAATTTATTAAGTTTAAATTACATTTGATATTAATACATTTCATTTTCATAGTATTTAAATATATAATATGAAATTAAAAATAAATCAATTAAACTTGAATTAATTCATTAATTATACAAGCTTATTTTACAAAAATACTTAATATAACAAATACAAATATAATTTATATGAATATAAAAAACAATTTAATTCTAGCATTGGATGTGGGAAGTGAATATGAGGCAATCAACATTTGTGAGAAAATTTCAGACAATATAGATACCATAAAGATAGGTTATCCTCTCGCACTTGCTGAAGGCCTTGAAATCATAAAAAAACTTAAGGATCACTTTGGATTTAAGGTGATATGTGACTTTAAGGTAGCGGATATCGATGCGACAAACGAAAAAATCTGCGAAGAGACATTCAAGGCAGGAGCAGATGCCATAATCTGTCACGGATTTGTCGGACCCGACAGCGTCAAGGCATGTCTTGACGTTGCAGACAAGTACGAAAAGGAATTATTTTTACTGACTGAAATGTCACATCCGGGAGCAAAGATGTTTCTGCAAAGTGCTGCAGACGAAATAGCCAAGATGGGTGTTGAGATGGGAATTAAAAACTACGTTGCACCTGCAACACGCCTCAATCGCCTTCAGGACATAAGAAACATTGTCGGTGAAGACGCATTTATAATCTCACCGGGAGTCGGAAAACAGGGAGGAGATGCCAAAAAAACCCTGGAAATATCTGATGCGATAATTGTCGGAAGAAGCATTTATGAATCTGACAATCCGAAACTTGCTTGCGAAGAACTGTTAAAATAAAGTTAAATTGACTAAAAGTATTTTAATAACAAATAATATAAAATATAAATGTTCTGTTTATCTAATGAACAACTAATTTAAAAGGAGGCATACAAACATGGCAAACGAAGTTACCAAATTAATCATGGAAACAATTCTCGGATTAATTACCACTGCTTTTGCATTTGTTGCAGGTTTAGCATGGAACGACGCTATTCAAAAATTAATCGAACAATTTGTCGGAACTGGTGACGCTTTATCCAGTTTATTCACTTATGCAATCGTAGTTACCATTATTGCAGTTATCGTAACCGTTATTCTCGCAAGATTTGCTGCAAAAATAGGTATTGAATTAAATGACTAGAAAGGAAAAACTAATCATTTTCCTTTTTAATCACTTTTTTAAACACCAAACCACCGACCACATAGGACAATTCAAACAAAATGAAGAATATGAATGTCCAGAATGAGAAAACACCACATAACGCCAATAGGAATATCACTATTTTCATTACAAAGCGGTATTCGAAAAATAGTATGATAAAAGTATTTTCTGTATAATTAGCTATTAATTCATGACCTACTTCATCAGCCAGTGCTGCTAACACACAGATGAGTATTATCGGAACCTGAAGGCTAGGAAGTCCCATAGCCAGACATATTAAAATATATAATATTAAGGTAATAATGTGATGAGACCCGTCTATCTTAAATGCCAGGAGAGTTCCCACCAGTATGCCTATAAATATGTAAGCCGCACCGGAATAACTGACTGTTGCCAGGGCTGATGCGATTGCACACAATATTCCGAAAATAGTGGCGATCGTACGGTTTCCGGCTTCATCATAAAAGTCATCGGAAATCTTCATGAAAAATCCTGAAAATACAAATAAAACTCCTAAAATAAGATAATTCAATCAAATCACCTAAATTCTGTCCAGTACGCCTGCATAAATCAATGGAAATATTATCGTAACGTCTCCAATTACGGTTTCAAGGGTAGAGCCGCATCTTGCCTTTGACCAGGATTTTGCTTCCTGAAGCGGCGCTCCGCTTAGACTTCCCGCTTCTGGACGGTCCAGGGTTATCTGAATGGCTGAATCAAGACCTCCCCTAAGCAAGGTTGAAGCCAAGGTATAATGCTTGGTCAGTCCTCCGCCAAGAAGTATTCCACCAATCTTTTTACTGTCAAAGACCAGATCTGAGAGATAATGCATGTCTGCCACCGCATCAACCGTAAAGTCATGGTCCTGGGAAAACATCCACAGCTGCAGGCCGAACATACTGTCAATCAGGCCCGGAGCAAAAATTGGGGTTTTCATGCGTGCGGCGGTTGCTAAAAATGAGTTTTCATCATCGATTAACAGTCCAACTTCATACAGGAGTTCCTGAATGGAAATCTTGCTTTTTCTTGATGAAATGTCCTCGAAAATCTTAGTTATTTCCCTTTCAAAGATGGCGAAATCATCTGATCCAACATTAATGTCTGCAATCCTTCCTATTCCATCGGCATTCAAATCCTCGTCGTCACGTCCTTCGTCACGATAATGGCTTCCTCCGAATGCCTCAAGCATGTCATGAGTAATGTTGGCTCCGCTTGAAATGATAAGATTGACATGCCTTTCACGAACCATGTTGGTTACGATATTTCTAAGCCCTCCGGGAATCAATGGCCCGCCCAGGCTCATGAAGACGTTCATATCCTCATCGGTTATCATGTCGGCCAGTATATTCGATGCTCTGGCAACCCTTCCGGAACCCAGAACGCCTGATTTGTCAAACTGTTCTATAAGCTCGGATACCTTCATATCCTCTTTTACGGTTAATTGGGTAACTTTATCCATTAAATCACACTTAATTAGTAAAAATTGGGAATTCCTCGAAATTGGTTATGGAATTTATCAAATCGGTTCTTGTAACGATTCCAAGGAGGTTATTATCCTTATCAGCTATTATCAGCCTTGAAATGGATTTCTTGA
The sequence above is a segment of the Methanobrevibacter millerae genome. Coding sequences within it:
- the pyrF gene encoding orotidine-5'-phosphate decarboxylase codes for the protein MNIKNNLILALDVGSEYEAINICEKISDNIDTIKIGYPLALAEGLEIIKKLKDHFGFKVICDFKVADIDATNEKICEETFKAGADAIICHGFVGPDSVKACLDVADKYEKELFLLTEMSHPGAKMFLQSAADEIAKMGVEMGIKNYVAPATRLNRLQDIRNIVGEDAFIISPGVGKQGGDAKKTLEISDAIIVGRSIYESDNPKLACEELLK
- a CDS encoding DUF5654 family protein, which encodes MANEVTKLIMETILGLITTAFAFVAGLAWNDAIQKLIEQFVGTGDALSSLFTYAIVVTIIAVIVTVILARFAAKIGIELND
- a CDS encoding deoxyhypusine synthase, encoding MDKVTQLTVKEDMKVSELIEQFDKSGVLGSGRVARASNILADMITDEDMNVFMSLGGPLIPGGLRNIVTNMVRERHVNLIISSGANITHDMLEAFGGSHYRDEGRDDEDLNADGIGRIADINVGSDDFAIFEREITKIFEDISSRKSKISIQELLYEVGLLIDDENSFLATAARMKTPIFAPGLIDSMFGLQLWMFSQDHDFTVDAVADMHYLSDLVFDSKKIGGILLGGGLTKHYTLASTLLRGGLDSAIQITLDRPEAGSLSGAPLQEAKSWSKARCGSTLETVIGDVTIIFPLIYAGVLDRI